A segment of the Candidatus Methylomirabilota bacterium genome:
GTGATGTACCGCCGGTCGTCGGGCCGCCGTGTCCGACGCACGAGCCCGCGCCGGGCCAGGTTGCCGACCACCACGGTGGTGTTGCCGCCGCTGCGCAGCAGCTTCCGGCCGAGATCGCGCTGGCACAGCGGCCCCAGATGGAAGAGGGCTTCGAGCGCGCCGAACTGCCCGACGGTGAGATCGGCCGCCCGCATCAGCGGCTCCAGCCGGGCCGTCACCGACTCGGCCGCGCGCATCAGCTTGATGTAGGCGTCGAGCGCCTGTCGCTCCTGCGGGCTGCCCCGGTAGTGGGTGGGCATAGTTCGAACTTGAAACGTTGCCTTACTACGCCGGTCGCCGGGGGCTTGTCAAGGGCGTCGGCGGCTCGCGGACCGGCTACCGCGTGCCGTCCACCGCGAAGCGGAAGCCGCCCCCCGCGCTCACGATGCGCCCCGCGGTCGGATCGTGGAAGTGGGTGCCGAGCACGGTGACCGGACGATCGCCGTAGCGCTCGCAGAACCCGCGCCGGGTCTTGATCGCCTCGTCCGGGTCGCTGTCGAAGGTGGTCTGCCAGGTCGGCTCCGCGATCTGGACCGGGTGGTGCATGAGGTCGCCGGTGATGACGGCGTCATCGCCGCCCGAGGCCAGGCGCACGCTCACGTGTCCCGGGGTGTGACCCGGCGTCGGCTCGAGCCAGATCTCGTCGGAGATGCGGTGGTCCATCGAGACCAGGTCGGCGAGGCCGGCGTCGAGCACCGGAGCGACGCTGTCGGCCATGATCCGTCGCGTGCCCTCGTCGTCCTCCGAGGACCAGTGCTCCCATTCCCGCCGCGCGAAGAGATAGCGGGCGCGCGGGAACGTCGGCACCCATCGGCCGTCGGCGAGGCGGGTGTTCCAGCCGACGTGGTCGACGTGCAGGTGGGTGCAGATGACCACGTCGACCGCCTCCGGCGCGACGCCGGCCGCGCGCAGCGTGTCGAGGAAGCCGGTGCGCAGCATGTGGAACGGCCGCCGGCCGCCTCGGTCCTTGTCGTTGCCGATGCAGGTGTCGACCAGCAGGGTCAGGTCCGGCGTCCTCACCACGAAGGTGTGCACGCTCTGGAGCAGGCGGCCCGCCAGGTCGAGGAAGTGGGGAGCCAGCCAGGCGCGATGGCGCTCCAGCCCTTCCGCGGTGGCGGCCGGGAACAGCCACGTGGGCCGCGTCGGCCCGGCGGTCTCGACCGCCGCACCGATTCGAAGACGGCCGATCACCAGGTCGCGCATGGTCGCGGATTGTATCACCGCCGGCTCCGCGTGGCCCGGGTCCGATCGTGTATACTCCGGGCCGCGTCGCGAGTGGGCTCGGGAAGCGAGCGCGACTCCAGGAGGTGGCGGACATGGGACAGCTCGACGGCAAGGTGGCGATCGTGACCGGCTCGGGGCGCGGCATCGGCCAGCAGGTCGCGCTGCGGCTGGCGCGTGACGGCGCCGCGGTGGTGGTGAACGACCTCGACGACGCGCCGGCCAAGGAGACGATCGGCCTCATCGAGAAGATGGGCGGCCGCGCGGTGGCGTGCAACGGCGACGTGACCGCCAAGGACTTCGGCGAGCGCATCGTCGACACCGCGGTGAAGCAGCTGGGCGGGCTCCACGTCATCGTGAACAACGCGGGCTACACCTGGGACAACGTCATCCAGAAGATGACCGACGAGCAGTGGTACGCGATCATGGACGTTCACGTGACCGCGCCCTTCCGCATCCTGCGCGCCTTCGCCCCCTACCTGCGCTCCCAGTTCGAGGCCGAGTCGAACCGGGGCGAGCGAATCGTCAGGAAGGTCGTGCAGATCTCCTCGACCTCCGGGGTGCGTGGCAACGCGGGCCAGATCAACTACTCCTCGGCCAAGGCCGCGGTGACCGGCATGACTCGCACGCTGGCCAAGGAGTGGGGCCGCTACGCGGTGACCGTGAACTGCGTGGCCTTC
Coding sequences within it:
- a CDS encoding MarR family winged helix-turn-helix transcriptional regulator, which encodes MPTHYRGSPQERQALDAYIKLMRAAESVTARLEPLMRAADLTVGQFGALEALFHLGPLCQRDLGRKLLRSGGNTTVVVGNLARRGLVRRTRRPDDRRYITVTLTDKGRRLIGGIFPRHAQHVVREMRALSPEEQATLGRLCREVGRGRRDRSGKETDHGVTAHSLRLAPAL
- a CDS encoding MBL fold metallo-hydrolase — its product is MIQSATMRDLVIGRLRIGAAVETAGPTRPTWLFPAATAEGLERHRAWLAPHFLDLAGRLLQSVHTFVVRTPDLTLLVDTCIGNDKDRGGRRPFHMLRTGFLDTLRAAGVAPEAVDVVICTHLHVDHVGWNTRLADGRWVPTFPRARYLFARREWEHWSSEDDEGTRRIMADSVAPVLDAGLADLVSMDHRISDEIWLEPTPGHTPGHVSVRLASGGDDAVITGDLMHHPVQIAEPTWQTTFDSDPDEAIKTRRGFCERYGDRPVTVLGTHFHDPTAGRIVSAGGGFRFAVDGTR
- a CDS encoding SDR family NAD(P)-dependent oxidoreductase, with the protein product MGQLDGKVAIVTGSGRGIGQQVALRLARDGAAVVVNDLDDAPAKETIGLIEKMGGRAVACNGDVTAKDFGERIVDTAVKQLGGLHVIVNNAGYTWDNVIQKMTDEQWYAIMDVHVTAPFRILRAFAPYLRSQFEAESNRGERIVRKVVQISSTSGVRGNAGQINYSSAKAAVTGMTRTLAKEWGRYAVTVNCVAFGYVQTRLTKPLAEGEAGTIEVAGRQMKVGVQGARIAAMNQMIPLGRGGLPEEAAGAIYLFCSPDSDFVSGQTLVVTGGA